One window of Silurus meridionalis isolate SWU-2019-XX chromosome 9, ASM1480568v1, whole genome shotgun sequence genomic DNA carries:
- the hnf4b gene encoding hepatic nuclear factor 4, beta has translation MKISEGELDLGTTDYTVALDPSYTMLEFDSLRVLPVDTEPFRSESSHVATAGMPQAAAMLCSICADKATGKHYGASSCDGCKGFFRRSVRKNHAYTCRFSRQCVVDKDKRNQCRYCRLRKCFRAGMRKEAVQNERDRISCRREAQGVGTLTISILLKAEESTHQFSVLTPPMKEVIAKKIARPADVCESIKQQLLLLVEWAKRIPEFCELPVDDRVSLLRAHSAEHLILGLARRSLPYNDVILLGNDFIIPVNGPELEMSKVAARVLEELVRPLRDLDITDTEFACLRAIVFFAPDCPGLECAQMVRRLRFQAHVLLDEATCEQRGRFGELLLLLPPLQSTAWHMVEQLQLARLLGEASMDNLLQEMLLGESATGSNPEVLSFSPPVDPVLSRNLHLEQVALPNFTSVILPVPSSLAGVPLLAVQSGAQLYAHTPSAEMTLDMDSCLTKSAVHTCL, from the exons AGCCATTCAGGTCCGAGTCGTCCCATGTAGCCACAGCTGGGATGCCCCAAGCTGCTGCCATGCTGTGCTCCATTTGTGCAGATAAAGCCACCGGGAAACACTATGGGGCATCCAGCTGCGATGGCTGCAAAGGCTTCTTTAGGCGGAGTGTGCGCAAGAACCACGCTTATACATGCAG gtttagCAGGCAGTGTGTTGTGGACAAGGACAAGAGGAATCAATGTCGATACTGCAGACTACGGAAATGCTTCAGAGCAGGCATGAGGAAAGAAG CTGTACAGAATGAACGAGACAGGATCAGCTGCCGTCGAGAAGCTCAGGGAGTCGGGACTTTGACCATCAGCATCCTACTGAAGGCAGAAGAGAGCACACATCAG TTCTCTGTTCTGACTCCACCCATGAAGGAAGTAATTGCAAAGAAAATCGCTCGCCCAGCAGATGTTTGCGAATCCATTAAGCAGCAGCTCCTTCTCCTGGTGGAATGGGCAAAACGCATCCCAGAGTTCTGCGAGCTGCCGGTGGACGACAGG GTCAGCTTGTTGCGAGCTCACTCAGCTGAGCACCTCATCCTGGGTTTGGCTCGTCGTTCGCTTCCTTATAATGATGTCATCCTGCTAG GAAATGACTTCATCATCCCTGTGAATGGTCCAGAGCTGGAGATGTCCAAAGTGGCAGCACGTGTCTTGGAAGAGCTGGTCAGGCCTCTGAGAGACCTGGACATAACCGACACGGAGTTCGCCTGTCTCAGGGCCATCGTCTTTTTCGCCCCGG actgCCCTGGGCTGGAGTGTGCTCAGATGGTGCGCAGGCTGCGTTTTCAGGCCCATGTGTTGTTGGACGAAGCAACGTGTGAGCAGCGTGGACGGTTTGGagaactgctgctgctgctgccaccaCTGCAAAGCACTGCCTGGCACATGGTAGAACAGCTCCAGCTTGCCCGCCTGTTGGGAGAAGCCAGCATGGACAACCTACTGCAGGAGATGCTACTCGGAGAGTCAGCCACAG GCTCAAACCCAGAAGTGCTCAGTTTCAGCCCCCCTGTTGACCCGGTTCTGTCACGGAACCTACACCTGGAACAAGTGGCACTGCCAAACTTTACCTCGGTCATCCTCCCTGTACCATCCT CTCTAGCTGGAGTTCCTCTGCTTGCTGTCCAGTCTGGTGCTCAGCTCTacgcacacacaccttctgCAGAAATGACACTGGACATGGACAGCTGTCTCACCAAGTCTGCAGTCCACACATGTCTCtga